The Pseudorasbora parva isolate DD20220531a chromosome 16, ASM2467924v1, whole genome shotgun sequence genome includes a region encoding these proteins:
- the ehd2b gene encoding EH domain-containing protein 2b yields the protein MSRWGRKNVKKAPEVIRTVTEGLKSLYRKKLLPLEQYYSFHDFHSPSLEDADFDNKPMVLVVGQYSTGKTTFIKYLLEQEVPGSRIGPEPTTDCFTAIMHGDVEGLIPGNALIVDPNKPFRKLNPFGNTFLNRFQCAQLPNQVLESISIIDTPGILSGAKQRVSRGYDFPAVLRWFAERVDRIILLFDAHKLEISDEFSEAIGALKGNEDKLRVVLNKADMIETQQLMRVYGALMWSLGKVFGTPEVLRVYIGSFWSEPLMVSDNRKLFELEEEDLFADIQNLPRNAALRKLNDLVKRARLVRVHAHIISYLKQEMPSVFRKDNKKKNLIYQLPVIFSKIQLQHHISPGDFPDCAKMQEQLLVHDFTKFKALKPNLMAMLDELLANDIAKLMPLLRQEEIDAGVQPGVQGGAFLGTRAGPFMEGDPFGETADQNGEMGEEDEEWVVTKDKPKYDEIFYNLAPNEGKLSGIKAKDWMVSTRLPNSVLGRIWKLSDVDRDGMLDDEEFALASHLIEVKLDGHGLPPELPARLVPPSKRRQKGSDA from the exons ATGTCACGCTGGGGACGTAAGAATGTCAAAAAGGCCCCTGAGGTGATTAGGACAGTGACCGAGGGCCTTAAGTCGCTCTACAGAAAGAAACTCCTGCCCCTGGAGCAGTACTACAGCTTCCATGATTTCCACTCACCGAGTCTGGAGGACGCCGACTTTGACAACAAACCCATGGTGCTAGTGGTGGGACAGTACTCCACAGGAAAGACCACCTTCATCAA GTATCTGCTGGAACAGGAAGTCCCAGGCAGTCGTATAGGGCCGGAGCCCACCACCGACTGCTTCACCGCTATCATGCACGGAGATGTGGAGGGGCTCATTCCAGGAAACGCCCTCATAGTGGATCCCAACAAACCCTTCCGCAAGCTCAACCCCTTTGGAAACACCTTCCTCAACAG ATTCCAGTGTGCTCAGCTGCCCAACCAGGTCCTGGAGAGCATCAGCATCATTGACACCCCGGGCATCCTGTCCGGGGCCAAACAGAGAGTGAGTCGAG GATATGACTTCCCAGCTGTTCTCCGCTGGTTTGCTGAGCGCGTGGACCGGATCATTCTTCTCTTTGATGCCCACAAGTTGGAGATCTCAGATGAATTCTCAGAGGCAATCGGGGCCCTCAAGGGCAATGAAGACAAACTCCGTGTTGTGCTGAACAAGGCTGATATGATTGAGACCCAGCAGCTCATGCGAGTGTATGGAGCTTTAATGTGGTCTCTGGGGAAAGTGTTTGGTACTCCTGAAGTTCTGAGGGTGTACATCGGGTCCTTCTGGTCTGAACCTCTTATGGTGTCCGACAACCGCAAGCTGTTTGAGTTGGAGGAGGAAGATCTGTTTGCCGATATCCAGAATCTTCCACGCAACGCAGCCCTACGCAAACTTAATGACCTGGTCAAGAGGGCTCGTCTTGTGAGG GTACATGCCCATATCATCAGTTACTTGAAGCAAGAAATGCCATCTGTCTTCAGGAAGGACAATAAAAAGAAGAACCTGATCTACCAGCTCCCTGTCATCTTCTCCAAAATTCAGCTACAGCATCATATCTCTCCAGGAGACTTCCCTGATTGTGCCAAGATGCAG GAGCAACTATTGGTACATGACTTCACCAAGTTTAAAGCCCTGAAGCCCAACCTGATGGCTATGCTGGATGAGCTGTTGGCTAACGACATCGCCAAACTGATGCCCCTTCTTAGGCAAGAAGAAATAGACGCTGGGGTCCAGCCTGGGGTCCAAGGAGGGGCCTTCTTGGGAACCCGTGCCGGACCCTTTATGGAAGGGGACCCATTTGGCGAAACTGCAGATCAAAATGGCGAGATGGGTGAGGAAGATGAGGAATGGGTGGTGACAAAGGACAAGCCCAAGTATGATGAGATCTTCTACAACCTTGCACCAAACGAAGGCAAACTAAGTGGCATCAAAGCCAAAGATTGGATGGTGAGCACACGGCTTCCCAACTCTGTGTTGGGCCGCATCTGGAAGCTCTCGGATGTGGATCGTGACGGCATGCTGGATGATGAGGAGTTTGCCCTGGCAAGCCACCTGATTGAAGTGAAACTGGATGGTCATGGGCTGCCCCCTGAGTTGCCTGCCCGTCTTGTGCCACCATCCAAGCGCCGGCAAAAAGGCTCTGATGCTTAG